The DNA window TTCGTCCATGCCGTAGAGCCGCTTGACGTGCTCGGGTTCGTTGTCGACGTCGATCGCCTCTGGCGCGGTCGCCTGCATGCGGTAGGCGAGCTCATACGACGCGATCCGCGCCGCGAGGTCGGAGTTGTGCTCTCGGCCCTTGAGGTGCCCGCGGTTGATGTCACCGACGAAGTCGAGCAGCGAGCGCTGCTGGACACGGTCCATGCCGTGCTGGTTCGAGAGATTGAGGATCGGGCTACCTTGCGAACGGAAGACCACGCCCTGATACGACGCCGGCATGAATCCCGAGGTCCAGTTCTTCGCCCCGGAGATCGGGCCGCCGGTCTTGTCGAGCATCACGACATAGCCCGGCAGGTTCTCGTTCATCGAGCCAAGGCCATAGTTGAGCCACGAACCGAGCGACGGACGGCCGCTGATCAGCGAGCCGGAGTTCATCATCAGCATCGCCGAACCGTGGATCGGCGAGTCGGCCGTCATCGAGTGTAGGAATGCGATGTCATCGACGCACTCGCCGACATGCGGAAACAGACTGGAGACGTGCTTGCCGCTCTCGCCGTACTGCTTGAAGTCCCACTTCGGACCTACCACGCGGCCTTCGTTCTTTTTCCCGCCGCGGCCGAAGGTCTTCACCGGGATCGTCTTGCCGTCGAGCGGGTAGAGCTTCGGCTTGTAGTCGAAGGTATCGACGTGGCTCGGCCCGCCATACATGAACAGGAAGATCACCGCCTTGGCCTTGGCCGGCAGTTGCGGTTCCTGCGGAGCGAGCGGGTTCGGGAAATCGAGATCGTCGGCGAAGGCACCGTCGCGGGAAAGCATGCCGGCGAGAGCCAGCGAGGTGAAACCTCCTCCGAGCTGGTGGATGAATTCGCGGCGGCGGACGCGGTTGCAGAAGTCAGGCATGGCTAGTCGAGGTAGAGGAATTCGTTGAGATTGAGCAGCGCGAGGCAGAAGCGGTCGACAGCGGTCTCCTCGTCGAGTTGGTGCTCGGTCTTCATCGTTTCGATGAACTTGAGCGAGCGGTCGATTTCGTCGGCCGAGGCGGGACGGCTGACCATCAGCTCGAAGGCACGTTCGACCTGCGCCTTGAGGTCGGCTCCGCCTTCCTTCTGGATCCGGTCAGCGAGCACGGTCGCCTTCTTGTTGGTGAAGTCACTGTGGAGCATCGCCAGCGCCTGGGTCGGCACCGTGGTGGTGAACCGGACCGGGCAGGAGTTGTCGATGTCGCTCAAGTCGAAGTCGGCGAACATCGGCGGCATCAGCGAGCGCTTGAGCTTCACATAGATGCTGCGGCGGTTCGCCTGGTCTTCCGGGCTCTTGCCCCACTTGCCGGCCTTGGTCGACGAGGTCGCGAGGACTTCCGCCGGGAGGTCGACGTAAACCGACGGACCGCCGGCTTCGAGATTGAGCTCGCCGGTCGCCAGCAGGATCGAATCGCGGATTTCCTCGGCGGTGAGACGTCGCGGATTGAAGCGCCAGAACAGGTCGTTCGACGGATCCTTCTCGGCTTCCTTGTAGCGGGACTCCGACGACATCCGGTAGGCGCGCGACGTCATGATCAGGCGGTGCATTTTCTTCACACTCCAGCCGCGCTCGACAAACTCGGTCGCGAGCCAGTCGAGAAGTTCCGGATGAGTCGGCTCGGTGCCGAGGTATCCGAAGTCGTTCGGCGTCGGGCAGATGCCGCGTCCGAAA is part of the Haloferula helveola genome and encodes:
- a CDS encoding DUF1501 domain-containing protein, with translation MPDFCNRVRRREFIHQLGGGFTSLALAGMLSRDGAFADDLDFPNPLAPQEPQLPAKAKAVIFLFMYGGPSHVDTFDYKPKLYPLDGKTIPVKTFGRGGKKNEGRVVGPKWDFKQYGESGKHVSSLFPHVGECVDDIAFLHSMTADSPIHGSAMLMMNSGSLISGRPSLGSWLNYGLGSMNENLPGYVVMLDKTGGPISGAKNWTSGFMPASYQGVVFRSQGSPILNLSNQHGMDRVQQRSLLDFVGDINRGHLKGREHNSDLAARIASYELAYRMQATAPEAIDVDNEPEHVKRLYGMDEPRTDDFARKCILARRLVERGVRFIQIYSGGAHNDANWDAHGDLVKNHEHHAGNTDKPIAGLLKDLKQRGLLDETLVVWGGEFGRQPTAEYAEGTGRDHNSYGFTQWMAGGGIKGGTSFGETDELGAEAVRDRVQVKHLHATILHQMGLDPNALTYFYGGLDHKLVGVEGAEPIKEIIA